A stretch of Ectothiorhodospiraceae bacterium BW-2 DNA encodes these proteins:
- a CDS encoding histidine kinase, giving the protein MLIATTLLTLTMLWQTVRLIEELILPSEQFHHWSEQIRQGNTTARLPAKSMGALHAGAAHVNRMMQHVDQVSLDLESAVKKQTAQFEQKTKSLQLLYDVATSINTARDTSDLLTRFLHTMRNMINAKAGMVRLIHDNGKMEIVSSFGIDKQTLQNEQQLAIDHCLCGSVSRSGEPGVEHDLNNCQRILGSPILNNQGNKMIAVPLQYHGRALGIYNLFIDPDKGVEFDSEISALFSSVGQHLGMAIEKARLDDESKRLSIMKERNALAHELHDSLAQTLASLRFQISMLDDSVNHIALADIHHEIQQIKGGLDEAYSELRELLAHFRAPMHKRGLMPALEDLISNFRTQTQMRVLLQREWNDAKLPANMELQILRIVQESLANIRKHSQAHTVRVLLRSHNQSDYTVLIEDDGIGIDLNNISDHPGENLGLSIMQERARYLGGELKIESEPGEGTRIHLFFTTHKYSQIQNNQHFALI; this is encoded by the coding sequence ATGTTAATTGCGACAACCCTGCTGACCCTAACCATGCTATGGCAGACGGTGCGACTGATTGAGGAGCTCATTCTCCCCTCAGAACAGTTCCATCACTGGTCGGAGCAGATTCGTCAAGGCAACACCACCGCTAGGTTGCCAGCTAAGAGCATGGGGGCGCTACACGCGGGTGCGGCCCATGTCAATCGAATGATGCAGCATGTCGATCAGGTCTCACTCGATCTCGAAAGTGCGGTCAAAAAACAGACCGCCCAGTTTGAACAGAAGACCAAATCGCTGCAACTCCTCTACGATGTCGCCACCAGTATCAATACCGCCCGTGACACTAGCGATCTACTCACCCGCTTTCTCCACACCATGCGTAACATGATTAACGCCAAAGCGGGCATGGTACGGCTGATTCACGATAACGGCAAGATGGAGATTGTCTCCAGTTTCGGTATCGATAAGCAGACGCTGCAAAATGAGCAGCAGTTGGCGATCGACCACTGTCTTTGCGGTAGCGTCTCCCGTAGCGGTGAACCCGGGGTAGAGCACGATCTGAATAACTGCCAGCGCATACTCGGCAGTCCCATTTTAAACAATCAAGGCAATAAGATGATCGCCGTGCCGCTACAGTACCATGGGCGAGCGCTCGGTATCTATAACCTCTTTATCGATCCCGACAAGGGGGTTGAGTTCGATAGCGAAATTAGTGCCCTCTTCTCTAGCGTCGGGCAGCATCTAGGGATGGCGATTGAGAAGGCGCGGCTCGATGACGAGTCAAAACGGCTATCGATAATGAAAGAGCGCAACGCCCTCGCGCACGAGCTACACGACTCACTAGCGCAGACCCTAGCTAGCCTGCGGTTTCAGATTAGTATGCTCGATGATAGCGTTAACCATATTGCGCTAGCAGATATTCACCACGAAATCCAACAGATTAAGGGGGGATTAGATGAGGCCTACTCTGAACTGCGTGAACTACTAGCCCACTTTCGTGCCCCGATGCATAAACGGGGGCTCATGCCGGCGCTCGAAGATCTCATCAGCAACTTCCGTACCCAGACCCAGATGCGGGTGCTGCTACAGCGAGAGTGGAACGATGCAAAGCTACCGGCCAATATGGAGCTACAGATTTTACGCATTGTGCAGGAGTCGCTAGCTAATATTCGCAAACATAGCCAAGCCCATACGGTGCGCGTCCTACTTCGCAGCCACAACCAGAGCGACTATACTGTCCTCATTGAGGATGACGGCATCGGCATCGATCTTAACAATATTAGCGATCACCCGGGTGAAAATCTCGGCCTATCGATTATGCAGGAGCGGGCACGCTATCTAGGCGGAGAGTTAAAGATTGAGAGCGAACCGGGGGAGGGAACCCGAATCCACCTCTTCTTCACCACGCACAAGTATAGCCAAATACAGAATAATCAACATTTTGCATTAATTTAG
- a CDS encoding DUF494 domain-containing protein yields MKQDMFDIILYLFENYIYEDEVLDSEELDEELLRAGFQPHHIDKAFDWIDSLSVAEQLEGHALPFTRPPSSTSIRHYTPDEMRWLDLECRGFLLYLEQMGVLEHTSRERVIDRVMALEREPIELEQLKWVVLMVLFNQPGSEAAAAWIEEVVIDEIALHIH; encoded by the coding sequence ATGAAGCAAGATATGTTCGATATCATTCTCTATCTATTTGAAAATTATATCTATGAGGATGAGGTTCTCGACTCCGAAGAGTTAGACGAAGAGCTGCTACGCGCCGGTTTTCAACCTCACCATATCGATAAAGCCTTTGACTGGATAGATAGTCTATCGGTCGCCGAACAGCTAGAGGGGCACGCTCTACCCTTTACCAGACCCCCTAGTTCAACCTCCATACGACACTATACCCCCGATGAGATGCGGTGGCTCGATCTCGAATGTCGCGGCTTTTTACTCTATCTGGAGCAGATGGGAGTGTTAGAACATACTAGCCGTGAACGGGTGATTGATCGGGTGATGGCGCTAGAGCGGGAGCCTATCGAGCTAGAGCAGCTAAAGTGGGTGGTACTTATGGTACTCTTTAACCAGCCAGGTAGTGAGGCGGCAGCGGCATGGATTGAAGAGGTGGTCATTGATGAGATCGCTCTCCACATCCACTAA
- a CDS encoding AAA family ATPase — MIKIGVTELETILQTTPASQNIMLVGRHGIGKSRIITDHFQRQGERVITFFLGQMSDPGDLIGLMYRDEQSHRSRFMPPYWWPEGEESVVLFLDELNRARPEILQAVMDLTLNRRLAGRELPSGSRILSAINNGELYQTTDLDPALVSRFNLYQFEPTLEEWLDWAHGAAIHTSVIQLIQSQHHLLDGSLAEIELSGDLLEKQPDRRAWERVSDYLKVVTEIGPTHIKALAGIIGVGAALELQRVLQSQLALNSEDILERFSRQRGKIKALSLPQLAILNEQIAHRLSEGHKSDKTVAKWLKNLHGYLSELQQLEQREAVAQFASLLGRPKFKQVASLVMIESDELMALLADYIDTIQL, encoded by the coding sequence ATGATTAAAATCGGTGTGACGGAGCTAGAGACGATTTTGCAGACAACCCCCGCGAGCCAAAATATTATGTTGGTTGGCCGCCACGGTATCGGCAAATCGCGCATTATTACCGACCACTTTCAGCGGCAAGGTGAGCGGGTGATTACCTTCTTTTTAGGACAGATGAGCGATCCGGGTGATCTGATAGGGTTAATGTATCGCGATGAGCAGAGCCACCGCTCCCGCTTTATGCCCCCCTACTGGTGGCCAGAGGGGGAGGAGTCGGTGGTGCTGTTTCTGGATGAGCTAAACCGAGCCCGGCCAGAGATTTTACAAGCGGTGATGGATTTAACCCTCAATCGCCGTTTAGCTGGCCGAGAGCTGCCATCGGGGAGCCGTATCCTCTCCGCTATCAATAACGGCGAGCTCTACCAGACGACCGATCTCGATCCTGCGCTGGTATCGCGCTTTAATCTCTATCAGTTTGAACCGACGCTGGAGGAGTGGCTCGACTGGGCGCATGGTGCCGCGATTCACACCTCGGTGATTCAGCTAATTCAGAGTCAGCACCACCTGCTCGATGGCTCGTTAGCTGAGATCGAACTTAGCGGTGATCTGTTAGAGAAACAGCCCGATCGCCGCGCATGGGAGCGGGTGAGCGACTACCTCAAGGTGGTGACAGAGATTGGCCCGACCCACATTAAAGCGCTTGCCGGTATTATCGGTGTTGGGGCAGCGCTGGAGCTGCAAAGGGTGTTACAGAGCCAGCTTGCCCTAAATAGTGAGGATATTTTAGAGCGCTTTAGCCGCCAACGAGGCAAAATAAAGGCGCTATCGCTGCCTCAGTTAGCCATACTCAACGAGCAGATCGCCCATCGTCTGAGTGAGGGGCATAAGAGTGACAAAACGGTGGCGAAGTGGCTTAAAAATCTACACGGCTATCTAAGCGAGCTACAGCAGCTAGAGCAGCGAGAAGCGGTCGCCCAGTTCGCCTCGCTCCTTGGCCGACCGAAATTTAAGCAGGTCGCCTCCCTAGTCATGATCGAGTCGGATGAGCTGATGGCGCTCTTAGCCGACTATATCGACACCATTCAACTCTAA
- a CDS encoding response regulator — protein sequence MTVKVLIVDDHTLFRSGLETLLERHDIDVIATAGNGREGFMKAREIEPDVVLLDMRMPEMSGLEVLAGLRACGFTRPIVMLTTSNEERDLLACLQQGANGYLLKDMEPMELVKALRDIVAGKSVVAPELAGLLARLFQGEHQTAEASAAATTHPAEQLTRREMEILCLVAEGQSNKMIAKNLGISDGTVKLHVKSILRKLEVHSRVEAAVIAVENNYCGRQPSEEIE from the coding sequence ATGACTGTTAAAGTTCTCATTGTCGATGATCACACCCTATTTCGTAGCGGTTTAGAGACGCTGCTAGAGCGGCACGATATCGATGTTATCGCTACCGCCGGCAATGGTCGCGAAGGCTTTATGAAGGCCCGCGAGATCGAACCCGATGTGGTTCTGCTCGATATGCGTATGCCGGAGATGAGCGGGCTAGAGGTGTTAGCGGGGCTACGAGCCTGCGGCTTTACCCGCCCAATAGTGATGTTAACCACCAGTAATGAGGAGCGCGATCTACTTGCCTGCCTGCAACAGGGGGCTAACGGCTACCTGCTCAAAGATATGGAGCCGATGGAGCTAGTGAAAGCGTTAAGAGATATCGTCGCCGGTAAGAGTGTCGTTGCTCCCGAACTCGCCGGCTTACTCGCGCGGCTGTTTCAGGGGGAACACCAGACGGCTGAAGCTAGCGCCGCCGCCACCACCCACCCAGCAGAGCAGCTCACCCGCCGCGAAATGGAGATCCTCTGCCTAGTGGCCGAGGGGCAGAGTAATAAGATGATCGCCAAAAATCTCGGTATCTCCGATGGCACCGTTAAACTGCATGTTAAATCGATTTTACGCAAACTCGAAGTCCACTCCCGCGTTGAAGCGGCCGTTATCGCCGTAGAGAATAACTACTGCGGTCGGCAGCCGAGCGAGGAGATCGAGTAA
- a CDS encoding SCO family protein gives MLTDHLGGDFTLQGEEGPVTLSDYRGKVVILYFGYTSCPDVCPMSLSIMRRTMQQLSEDQATQVQGIFVTVDPERDKGEALQHYVRFFYPTFIGLRGSESELKPIARQWGVGYQKQASGSALGYLLAHTDYLYLLDQQGELAGLFHSLSQPEELIGVIEALLKSPPHSN, from the coding sequence ATGCTTACCGACCATTTAGGCGGCGATTTTACCCTGCAAGGGGAGGAGGGGCCGGTGACTCTAAGCGACTATCGGGGTAAGGTGGTGATCCTCTATTTTGGTTACACCTCCTGCCCCGATGTCTGCCCGATGAGCCTGTCGATTATGCGCCGCACGATGCAGCAGCTTAGTGAAGATCAAGCTACGCAGGTGCAGGGGATCTTTGTGACAGTCGATCCTGAACGCGATAAGGGCGAGGCGCTGCAGCACTATGTGCGCTTTTTCTATCCGACCTTTATCGGCCTGCGTGGTAGCGAGAGCGAGCTTAAACCGATTGCTAGGCAGTGGGGCGTCGGCTACCAGAAGCAGGCGTCGGGCTCTGCGCTAGGTTATCTGTTAGCTCACACTGACTATCTCTATCTGTTAGATCAGCAGGGGGAGCTAGCGGGGCTGTTTCACTCTCTTAGTCAGCCCGAAGAGTTAATCGGAGTGATAGAGGCGTTATTGAAGTCTCCACCCCATAGCAACTAA
- a CDS encoding GTP cyclohydrolase I FolE2, with protein sequence MNQADCNNIADVQNSEDTRHIAIDKVGIKDIRHPVRVQDRTGGEQHTVANFNMYVNLPHNFKGTHMSRFVEILNNHERELSVTSFQDMLVEMTERLEAESGHIEMTFPYFVNKAAPVSGVQSLLDYEVTFIGEITADNPTLMVKVVVPVTSLCPCSKKISDYGAHNQRSHVTVTVATKEFVWIEDIIDMVESQASCELYGLLKRPDEKYVTERAYDNPKFVEDMVRDVSVQLNQDQRISRYIVESENFESIHNHSAYALIEHTK encoded by the coding sequence ATGAATCAAGCCGATTGTAACAACATCGCCGATGTTCAAAACAGTGAAGACACCCGCCACATCGCCATTGATAAAGTGGGAATTAAAGATATTCGCCACCCAGTCAGGGTCCAAGATCGCACCGGCGGCGAACAGCACACCGTGGCCAACTTCAATATGTATGTCAATCTGCCACACAACTTTAAGGGCACCCATATGTCCCGTTTTGTGGAGATTTTAAACAACCACGAACGCGAGCTATCGGTGACATCGTTTCAGGATATGCTCGTCGAAATGACCGAAAGGCTAGAGGCCGAATCAGGCCACATTGAGATGACCTTCCCCTACTTTGTCAATAAGGCCGCGCCGGTATCGGGGGTACAGAGTCTGCTCGACTACGAGGTGACCTTTATTGGCGAAATTACCGCAGATAACCCTACCCTGATGGTAAAGGTGGTGGTACCGGTCACTAGCCTCTGCCCCTGCTCGAAAAAGATCTCCGATTATGGTGCCCACAATCAGCGCTCCCATGTCACCGTCACCGTGGCAACAAAAGAGTTTGTCTGGATAGAGGATATTATCGATATGGTCGAGAGTCAGGCCTCCTGTGAACTCTACGGTCTGTTAAAACGCCCCGATGAGAAGTATGTCACCGAACGGGCTTATGATAACCCCAAATTTGTCGAAGATATGGTGCGCGATGTCTCGGTGCAGCTCAATCAAGATCAGCGCATCAGCCGCTATATCGTTGAGTCAGAAAATTTTGAGTCGATTCACAACCACTCAGCCTACGCTCTGATTGAGCATACCAAATAA
- the topA gene encoding type I DNA topoisomerase, whose product MGKSLVIVESPAKAKTIKKYLGGDYEVLASYGHIRDLLPKEGAVDPANNFAMKYELIERNSRHVDAIVKQLRGADQLLLATDPDREGEAISWHLLQYLQSRRGLMKDKPVGRIQFNEITKRAIQEAVEHPRPIAMALVNAQQARRALDYLVGFNLSPLLWRKIRGGLSAGRVQSPALRLIVEREEEIERFIPQEYWTIEALVAQQGQPEPEPFKARLIQLEGNKLDQFDLNRAETAHSAEAKIAAAANGRLQVAKVEKKQRKRNPAPPFTTSTLQQEASRKLGFGAQRTMRIAQQLYEGIDIGGETVGLITYMRTDSVNLASEAIEELRQFIVSRYGTATLPPQPRLFKTKSKNAQEAHEAVRPTSAMRTPQQLASHLTKEQLRLYELIWKRTVACQMKSATLNTVAIDLIAQQIATFRANGSVVVDPGFMTVYQEGRDDSKNDEGENRILPPLQEGEWVDLVKLLTEQHFTEPPPRFSEATLVKTLEEYGIGRPSTYASIISTLQQRDYVEMDKKRFIPTDVGRTVNRFLTEHFTRYVDYEFTARLEDELDAISRGEEEWIPLLHRFWQPFHTLVEDKDQSVSRKDVTEERLEESCPECGQYLVKKLGKRGRFIGCSGYPDCSYTRNLDGESSQERAEPELVEGRNCPKCNSPLVYRIGRYGKFIGCSGYPQCRHIESLEQPQDTGVECPKCHKGTLQQRKSRRGKLFYSCATYPACDYATWDLPLAEPCPECGWPILTLKVTKRRGEERVCPQKECGYRVAVAGSGETTASAEQEQ is encoded by the coding sequence ATGGGAAAGAGTCTGGTCATTGTTGAATCGCCGGCGAAGGCAAAAACGATCAAAAAATATCTAGGGGGTGACTATGAAGTACTCGCCTCTTATGGCCATATTCGCGATCTACTCCCTAAAGAGGGGGCGGTCGATCCGGCTAACAATTTTGCGATGAAGTATGAGTTAATTGAGCGTAACAGTCGCCATGTTGATGCCATTGTTAAGCAGCTACGCGGTGCCGATCAGCTCCTGCTAGCGACCGACCCCGATCGCGAAGGGGAGGCGATCTCATGGCACCTGTTGCAATATCTACAGAGCCGTCGTGGCTTAATGAAAGATAAGCCGGTAGGCCGAATTCAATTTAACGAAATCACCAAACGGGCGATTCAAGAGGCGGTAGAGCACCCCCGCCCGATTGCGATGGCGCTGGTCAATGCCCAGCAGGCGAGGCGAGCGCTCGACTATCTGGTCGGCTTTAATCTGTCGCCGCTACTGTGGCGTAAAATTCGCGGTGGCCTCTCGGCGGGGAGAGTGCAGTCACCGGCGCTGCGGTTAATTGTCGAACGAGAGGAGGAGATAGAGCGCTTTATCCCGCAAGAGTACTGGACGATTGAGGCGTTAGTCGCCCAACAGGGGCAGCCGGAGCCAGAGCCGTTTAAGGCGCGTTTAATTCAGCTAGAGGGTAACAAGCTGGATCAGTTTGATCTCAATCGGGCCGAGACGGCCCACAGTGCCGAGGCAAAAATTGCTGCCGCTGCCAATGGACGGCTACAGGTAGCTAAGGTCGAAAAAAAGCAGCGTAAACGCAACCCCGCCCCCCCTTTTACCACCTCAACGCTACAGCAGGAGGCGTCACGCAAGCTCGGTTTTGGCGCTCAGCGCACCATGCGGATCGCCCAGCAGCTCTATGAGGGTATCGATATCGGTGGCGAGACGGTAGGGCTGATTACCTATATGCGTACCGACTCGGTGAACCTCGCTAGTGAAGCGATTGAGGAGCTACGACAGTTTATTGTTAGCCGCTATGGCACCGCCACTCTCCCCCCACAGCCGCGACTTTTTAAAACCAAATCAAAAAACGCCCAAGAGGCGCACGAAGCGGTACGACCGACCTCTGCGATGAGAACACCACAACAGCTCGCCTCCCATCTAACCAAAGAGCAGCTACGACTCTATGAGCTGATCTGGAAACGGACGGTGGCCTGCCAGATGAAGTCGGCGACCCTGAATACCGTCGCTATCGATCTGATTGCCCAACAGATCGCCACTTTTCGGGCCAACGGTTCGGTGGTAGTCGATCCCGGTTTTATGACCGTCTATCAAGAGGGGCGGGACGACAGTAAAAACGATGAGGGTGAGAACCGTATTCTCCCGCCACTGCAAGAGGGAGAGTGGGTTGATCTAGTCAAACTATTGACCGAGCAGCACTTTACCGAACCGCCTCCGCGCTTCTCTGAAGCGACCTTGGTTAAGACGCTGGAGGAGTATGGCATTGGGCGCCCCTCGACCTACGCCTCGATTATTTCGACCCTACAGCAGCGCGACTATGTCGAAATGGATAAAAAGCGCTTTATTCCGACCGATGTCGGGCGCACGGTTAACCGCTTTTTAACCGAACACTTTACCCGCTATGTCGATTATGAGTTTACCGCCCGCCTAGAGGATGAGCTCGACGCCATCTCTCGGGGGGAGGAGGAGTGGATTCCGTTACTGCACCGCTTCTGGCAGCCGTTTCATACGCTAGTCGAGGATAAAGATCAGAGCGTTAGCCGCAAAGATGTCACTGAAGAGAGGCTAGAGGAGAGTTGCCCGGAGTGTGGGCAGTATTTAGTGAAAAAGTTGGGCAAAAGGGGGCGCTTTATCGGTTGTAGTGGCTATCCCGATTGTAGTTACACCCGTAACCTAGATGGGGAGTCGAGTCAGGAGCGGGCCGAACCGGAGCTAGTTGAGGGGCGAAACTGCCCTAAGTGCAACTCCCCCTTAGTCTATCGCATCGGCCGTTACGGTAAATTTATCGGCTGTAGCGGCTATCCGCAGTGTCGCCATATCGAGTCGCTAGAGCAGCCGCAGGATACCGGAGTCGAGTGTCCAAAGTGCCATAAGGGGACGCTACAGCAGCGCAAATCGCGTCGGGGGAAGCTCTTTTACTCCTGCGCGACCTACCCTGCGTGCGACTACGCAACCTGGGATCTACCACTCGCCGAGCCGTGCCCTGAGTGTGGCTGGCCGATATTGACCCTTAAAGTGACCAAACGACGCGGTGAGGAGAGGGTCTGCCCGCAAAAAGAGTGCGGTTATCGGGTCGCGGTGGCCGGTAGCGGTGAGACGACCGCCAGTGCAGAGCAAGAGCAATGA
- a CDS encoding LysM peptidoglycan-binding domain-containing protein — MKKNGLLAWGAVVVVSILCGCSGSQVRYEPPVTPSEAVSEPTSVELTPTPDSAVVKESAPQLYTVVSGDTLWDIASRFLTDPWRWPEVWQSNPQIENPHLIFPGDQLKLLMEGGRAVIRKVEGEQVRCVGYTEEGRCIERLSPQVRESSLKGAITTIPANVITPFLRQPRVMSPNSLDDAPYVLSSADEHLIAGTDNRIYARGIQSKMTSDYLVVRPGTIYRNPDDSDDILGQEALVAAEARLVRFGDPATLDIVDAEREVLNGDRLIPLVEQGHQNNYLPHSPPEGVRAQIMAVLDGDRLIGQYHVVALNIGREDQIESGHVLAAYDSGRQVRDFATGEWLKLPDERSGLLMVFRVFERMSYALVMEATLPMRIGDRIGAP, encoded by the coding sequence ATGAAAAAAAATGGTTTGTTGGCATGGGGAGCGGTGGTGGTGGTGTCGATCCTCTGCGGCTGCTCAGGGAGTCAGGTGAGATATGAGCCCCCCGTCACTCCCTCTGAGGCCGTATCAGAGCCAACTTCGGTCGAGCTGACGCCAACCCCCGATAGCGCGGTGGTAAAAGAGTCTGCACCGCAGCTCTATACGGTAGTCAGCGGAGATACGCTGTGGGATATTGCCAGCCGCTTTTTAACCGATCCTTGGCGCTGGCCGGAGGTGTGGCAAAGTAACCCCCAAATTGAGAATCCCCACCTTATCTTCCCCGGAGATCAGCTTAAGCTGTTGATGGAGGGGGGGCGAGCGGTGATTCGCAAAGTGGAGGGGGAGCAGGTTCGCTGCGTGGGCTACACCGAAGAGGGGCGCTGTATTGAACGCCTATCGCCACAAGTTCGGGAGTCCTCGCTCAAAGGGGCGATTACTACCATTCCTGCCAATGTTATCACCCCCTTCTTGCGCCAACCGCGAGTCATGTCGCCTAATAGCTTAGATGATGCCCCCTATGTCCTCTCTAGCGCCGATGAACACCTCATTGCCGGGACTGATAATCGTATCTATGCGCGAGGCATTCAGAGTAAAATGACCTCCGACTATCTAGTCGTTCGCCCCGGTACCATCTATCGTAATCCAGACGATAGTGACGATATTTTAGGCCAAGAGGCGCTCGTGGCGGCCGAGGCGCGGCTGGTTCGGTTTGGTGATCCGGCCACGCTCGACATTGTCGATGCTGAGCGGGAGGTATTAAATGGCGACCGGCTGATTCCGCTAGTAGAGCAGGGGCATCAAAATAACTATCTGCCCCATTCACCGCCGGAGGGGGTGCGTGCCCAGATTATGGCCGTGTTAGATGGGGATAGGTTGATTGGGCAGTACCACGTAGTGGCGCTCAATATCGGGCGAGAAGATCAGATTGAGAGTGGCCATGTGTTAGCCGCCTATGACTCGGGGCGCCAAGTGCGCGATTTTGCCACGGGGGAGTGGCTGAAGCTGCCAGATGAGCGCAGTGGGCTATTAATGGTGTTTCGGGTATTTGAACGGATGAGCTACGCGCTAGTGATGGAGGCGACACTGCCGATGCGGATAGGTGACCGAATTGGAGCGCCATAA
- a CDS encoding iron-sulfur cluster assembly accessory protein produces MITVTAPAAKQIKISARQSNAESMALRIAAKKGLDGSIEYGMGFDEAKEDDMVFTMHDVTLIFAPEYGPLIKGMEIDYDELNPGEGDYHFIFLNPNDPNFVPPNPNATSCGSGTV; encoded by the coding sequence ATGATTACCGTTACCGCTCCTGCTGCTAAGCAGATTAAAATTTCCGCCCGTCAGAGCAACGCCGAAAGTATGGCGCTGCGTATCGCTGCCAAAAAGGGTCTTGATGGCTCGATTGAGTACGGTATGGGTTTTGATGAGGCTAAAGAGGATGACATGGTCTTTACCATGCACGATGTGACCCTGATCTTCGCCCCTGAGTATGGCCCGCTCATTAAGGGGATGGAGATCGATTACGATGAACTCAACCCCGGCGAGGGCGACTATCACTTTATCTTCCTAAACCCCAACGATCCTAACTTCGTCCCTCCAAACCCTAATGCCACCTCTTGCGGTAGTGGCACCGTCTAA
- the dprA gene encoding DNA-protecting protein DprA yields MSSEQARLWFKLARVSGVGAIRQQQLLQRYGSVEAIFAQGPHDSSLTAALRQALTEVDEAAVDDDMAWLEQSERHFLLTVADEAYPPQLRQLEGMPQLLYGIGRVELLQSAQVAMVGSRNPSHQGQESAHAFARYFASVGLTVTSGLALGIDGASHCGALDGGGDTIAVMGTGIDRIYPASHRDLAHRIAANGSLLVSEFPPGVGPLASNFPRRNRLLSALSLGTLVVEAALKSGSLITARYASEQGREVFAIPGSIHNPLAKGCHQLIKQGAKLVEGAQDIIEEIAPQLRHYLTQLDQADSLSVAKKFTVTEQQLIHAIGDGPTPMDTIIARSGLTADRVSSMLLQLELEGHVSFSPAGYSV; encoded by the coding sequence ATGAGCTCGGAGCAGGCGCGGTTATGGTTTAAATTGGCGCGAGTGAGCGGGGTTGGCGCGATTCGACAGCAGCAGCTACTGCAACGCTATGGGTCGGTGGAGGCGATATTTGCCCAAGGGCCACACGATAGTAGCCTGACCGCAGCGCTGCGCCAAGCGTTAACCGAAGTCGATGAGGCGGCTGTCGATGACGATATGGCGTGGCTAGAGCAGAGTGAGCGCCACTTTCTTCTCACGGTAGCGGATGAGGCGTATCCGCCGCAGCTACGACAGCTAGAGGGGATGCCGCAACTACTCTACGGCATCGGACGGGTTGAGCTGCTGCAAAGCGCCCAAGTGGCGATGGTGGGGAGCCGCAATCCGAGTCATCAGGGGCAGGAGAGTGCCCACGCGTTTGCCCGCTACTTCGCCTCGGTCGGGCTGACGGTGACTAGCGGGTTAGCGCTAGGCATTGACGGGGCTAGCCATTGTGGTGCTCTCGATGGCGGTGGTGATACGATAGCGGTGATGGGAACTGGTATTGATCGCATCTACCCGGCCTCACATCGCGATTTAGCCCACCGCATTGCCGCCAATGGTAGCCTACTGGTGAGTGAGTTTCCGCCGGGGGTCGGCCCACTCGCTAGCAACTTTCCGCGCCGTAACCGGCTGCTTAGCGCCCTCTCTCTCGGAACTTTAGTGGTAGAGGCGGCGCTTAAAAGTGGTTCGCTCATCACCGCCCGCTATGCGAGTGAGCAGGGACGAGAGGTGTTTGCTATTCCCGGTTCGATTCACAATCCGCTCGCTAAAGGGTGCCATCAGCTGATTAAACAGGGGGCCAAACTAGTTGAGGGGGCGCAGGATATTATTGAGGAGATTGCGCCGCAACTACGACACTATCTAACCCAGTTAGATCAAGCCGATTCCCTCTCCGTGGCAAAAAAATTTACCGTCACCGAACAGCAGTTAATTCATGCGATAGGGGATGGGCCGACGCCGATGGATACAATCATTGCCCGGAGTGGATTGACTGCTGATCGGGTTTCCTCCATGCTGTTACAACTGGAACTGGAGGGGCATGTCTCATTCTCCCCTGCCGGATACTCGGTTTAG